One window of Phalacrocorax carbo chromosome 1, bPhaCar2.1, whole genome shotgun sequence genomic DNA carries:
- the WDR73 gene encoding WD repeat-containing protein 73 encodes MEAVGAGEEEDEDEWLVQSLSLYKDLHTFELQAPTRVIEWARGSRVCVAGYGQSGGQEILQLVPPPTLQAKETQGLCPERDFKVECGGFSNRPVYSLKHVPDTSLLVTSGPPDSSLQVWQVSAEDSDVIKSVSAIPTENGTGQPWAKIATISARAPWVLHGSRLNSVQITEVESRKNVYTAASRNSEELSGLAFLDCNTLLLCCAKGQLCLADVRQPQSPLEAASLPSAPCGERWCMGVGRGPPGSDSSSQPVACLSSGGHLTLTDVRKTSESLAAAKCRVSSPRSGAEFLCVSWAPALEGCLAVSGFDGTVHVYDVRRWDGSGREAEPLFVHKGHAFGGPGGSAGPPLVTVHTWHPQKPRTLLSAASDGSLHVWDWVQPCGKCG; translated from the exons ATGGAGGCGGTGGGCGCcggcgaggaggaggatgaggatgaatGGCTTGTGCAGTCGCTGAGCCT GTACAAGGACCTCCACACCTTCGAGCTGCAGGCGCCCACCCGCGTCATCGAGTGGGCCCGGGGGAGCC GTGTCTGTGTAGCCGGGTACGGACAGTCTGGTGGGCAGGAGATCCTGCAGCTGGTCCCACCGCCGACACTTCAGGCGAAGGAGACCCAG GGTTTGTGTCCGGAGAGAGATTTCAAGGTGGAATGCGGTGGATTTTCAAACCGCCCGGTGTACAGCCTGAAGCACGTGCCAGACACCAG CTTGCTGGTGACGAGCGGACCACCAGACAGCTCCCTCCAGGTCTGGCAGGTGTCAGCAGAGGACTCTG ATGTTATTAAATCTGTAAGTGCCATACCTACAGAGAACGGCACCGGGCAGCCTTGGGCTAAAATTGCAACCATTTCGGCCAGAGCCCCGTGGGTCCTTCACGGCTCAAGGCTCAACAGCGTCCAAATTACAGAGGTTGAATCGAGGAAAAATGTCTACACGGCAG CCTCCAGAAACAGCGAGGAGCTCAGCGGCCTGGCGTTCCTGGACTGCAACACGTTGCTCCTCTGCTGTGCCAAGGGGCAGCTGTGCCTGGCTGACGTTCGGCAGCCGCAGAGTCCCTTGGAGGCTGCGTCCCTCCCCTCGGCGCCGTGTGGCGAGCGGTGGTGCATGGGAGTCGGGCGCGGACCTCCAGGCTCTGactccagctcccagcccgTAGCTTGCCTCTCGAGCGGAGGGCACCTCACCCTGACGGACGTAAGGAAAACCTCAGAGTCCTTGGCCGCAGCAAAGTGCAGAGTTTCCTCTCCCCGCTCAGGCGCGGAGTTCCTCTGCGTCTCCTGGGCTCCTGCTCTGGAGGGCTGCCTTGCCGTTTCAG GTTTTGACGGGACCGTGCACGTGTACGACGTGCGGCGCTGGGACGGCTCCGGCAGGGAGGCAGAGCCCCTCTTTGTTCACAAAGGCCACGCGTTCGGCGGACCGGGCGGCAGCGCGGGGCCTCCCCTGGTCACGGTGCACACGTGGCATCCGCAGAAACCCAGAACCTTATTGTCAGCAGCAAGCGACGGTTCCCTGCACGTCTGGGACTGGGTTCAGCCCTGTGGGAAGTGTGGGTAG
- the ARRB1 gene encoding beta-arrestin-1, with the protein MGDKGTRVFKKASPNGKLTVYLGKRDFVDHIDVVDPVDGVVLVDPEYLKERKVFVTLTCAFRYGREDLDVLGLTFRKDLFVANAQAFPPVPEEKKPLTRLQERLIKKLGEHAYPFTFEIPPNLPCSVTLQPGPEDTGKACGVDYEVKAFCAENLEEKIHKRNSVRLVIRKVQYAPERPGPQPMAETTRQFLMSDKPLHLEASLDKEIYYHGEPISVNVHVTNNTNKTVKKIKISVRQYADICLFNTAQYKCPVAMEDADDMVAPSSTFCKVYTLTPFLANNREKRGLALDGKLKHEDTNLASSTLLRDGANKEILGIIVSYKVKVKLVVSRGGLLGDLASSDVAVELPFTLMHPKPKEEPAHRDVPENEAPIDTNLIELDTNDDDIVFEDFARQRLKGMKDDKEDEEERTNSPQLNDR; encoded by the exons gGTGTTTAAGAAAGCCAGTCCCAACGGGAAG ctcaCCGTTTACCTGGGGAAGAGGGATTTTGTGGATCACATCGACGTGGTGGATCCTGTGG ACGGAGTGGTGCTGGTGGATCCCGAGTAcctgaaggagagaaaag TCTTTGTGACGTTGACCTGCGCCTTCCGCTACGGCCGCGAGGACCTGGACGTGCTGGGGTTGACCTTCCGCAAGGACCTCTTCGTGGCCAACGCCCAGGCCTTCCCGCCGGTCCCCGAGGAGAAGAAACCCCTGACGCGGCTGCAGGAGCGGCTGATCAAGAAGCTGGGCGAGCACGCCTACCCCTTCACCTTCGAG ATCCCCCCCAACCTGCCTTGCTCCGTCACGCTGCAGCCGGGCCCGGAGGACACGGGGAAG GCCTGCGGCGTGGACTATGAGGTCAAAGCTTTCTGTGCGGAGAACCTGGAGGAGAAAATCCACAAGAG GAACTCGGTGCGCTTGGTGATCCGTAAGGTCCAGTACGCGCCGGAGCGACCCGGCCCCCAGCCCATGGCAGAGACCACCCGGCAGTTCCTCATGTCGGACAAACCGCTGCACCTTGAGGCCTCCCTGGACAAGGAG ATCTACTACCACGGAGAGCCCATCAGCGTCAACGTCCATGTCACCAACAACACCAACAAGACGGTGAAGAAGATCAAAATCTCAG TGCGCCAGTACGCCGACATCTGCCTCTTCAACACCGCCCAGTACAAGTGCCCGGTGGCCATGGAGGACGCTGA CGACATGGTGGCCCCAAGCTCAACGTTCTGCAAAGTCTACACCCTGACCCCCTTCCTCGCCAACAACCGGGAGAAGCGGGGGCTGGCGCTGGACGGCAAGCTCAAGCACGAGGACACCAACCTGGCCTCCAGCACGCT cttAAGAGACGGAGCCAACAAGGAGATCCTGGGCATTATCGTCTCCTACAAGGTGAAGGTGAAGCTGGTGGTGTCCCGAGGAGG CCTGCTGGGAGACCTCGCCTCCAG CGACGTCGCGGTGGAGCTGCCCTTCACGCTGATGCATCCCAAACCCAAGGAGGAACCGGCGCACCGGGACG TTCCAGAGAACGAAGCTCCCATAGATACCAATCTGATAGAGCTTGACACAAA TGACGACGACATCGTGTTCGAAGACTTTGCCCGCCAGCGACTCAAAGGCATGAAGGACGAcaaggaggatgaggaggagcgGACAAACTCCCCGCAGCTCAACGACAGATAA